The DNA region CTTCAAGTCTTGACGGCGCAAGCTGGGATTGGCAGCTAATGCGGTACCGATAACGTTGCGTTCGGCGCAAAGCGATCCAGTTGGCATGGACACTTCCATATTGGTGCCACGATATAAGATTGGTTGGCCTTCTTGCTCGACCAAGAGGACGGCCAAGACAGGTTTGTGCGTCTTACGCAACCAGAAACGGTGTATGTCATTCTGGCCTTGAAGGGTTTTAATCATTTCGGCCTGGAAGGCTTTCATTTCGTCAATAACGAGATGGCGGTAGGGATCCGTGACCTTGGTAGTGTCGACAGCAGGTGAAGTTTCCATGGCCTCGAAACTGTATTCTTCAATATCGTCATCCACAATCTTGGACTCGTGCCAGAATGTTTTTAATTGCCAAAAATGAAAGTAAGTGGGACGGAAGGATCGTAGCGAGGCTTGAATGGCATACGTCCGGGCCGGTGTACCGTCCGCGAACGACAGCTTGACAGCCATAGTTTTGCGCCAATCAACGTTAAAGGAAAGGTCAGTCTCGACGCCGGCCTTGGTAACCAACTCTGGTGTTTCATCCGGATACGGCTGTCCTTGTGCGTGGGCATCACGATAACTGTTCAGCACGGGCATGAGATCGCGTTCGACGAACAGTAAGTTCTCGTCGTACCGAAAGATATTGGTATCGGAGTGTATCGTCACCACCACTAGGTCTGGATCAATTACTCGAAGGAATCGTTTCATGAGAGTCGCGCAAACTTGTGTCGAATTCCCGTTGACCGAATGAGTCCAATTTCGCGGTGTCCCGACGCCCGTCACCAGGATCAAGACACGTTTGATATCCTTGTCGTTGTTCATTGAGGACTGATGCGGCTGGCTAGGCGGTGACTGTCGCGTTTCGGCAATACGTTCCCGCCACCGCGGCAACAGTGTCGCTAACAGAGGAAAGAAGACGTGACGAATCTGATGCCGTGGAGCGTTGCTACACGACCCGGGTCCTCCGTCCGTGTGTGTCACCTTACATTGATCGATACCCCGAATGCGGACTTCGTCGAGATCCACCGTCAAGTGAGGGTCTGTTGGTAAGGCGAATCCGGTCGGCAATGTTCCGTTGGTCGGCTCCTGCTTGATGGAGAAGCGTGGGTCTTCAATAGACCGTTCGTAGCGCGGAAAGGAAACTATGTTCTCCCGAGTCAAAGACGCAGTTGTGGATGACGAAGTATCCAGAATATCAAGAACCAGCTGTGTGTACTTGTCAAAGCAGGAAAAGCGGGGACGACCAACGCAATACTCGTCGGAGTTCGTATCGGTACTGGCGTCTTTGTTATGGCTATTCCTTGGTTCCATCGTCTCGGTGTCCGCACTCAAACTGAGCACCAAATCCGTGTGGGATACATTGTGCACCAGGATTTCCAGGTACCGTGGCGTTGTGTGGGTGTGGGTGTGGGCCGAAGTCGAACCCAGACTACtcgccgacgacgaatgTATCACCGTGTTCGGTTGGGTCCACAAGCGTTGCATCCTTGAGGGTTGTGGTTCCTGCGGCACGGCTCGTTTCCATTGAGTCTCCTCTTCCGCAGACTTCGGTCGGCCACGCCGTACACGTCGTTTACCAGTCGTGGATGTATATTGGAAGCgatcgttgttgttgtcgttgtcatcgtcatcgtcgttcCCATGGTCCGACGAGTCGTATTCGGCCCATCCCAACAAACCCCAAAGGACCCCACCCCACCAGAGTACAGATGATGCGTTTACCGTACAGCAATGGGTGTTGTTCGAAGCACACCCGGCGGCGAGTATCGTCATTGGCAAGGGACCTAGAAAAAACCAAACGGGCACATTCCTCCACGACAAGACCCGTACACGTAGGAGACGCAGCCATGTCGTACACTGCAGCCGAAATTGCGAGTGTTGGTAGAGCTGCTCCCAACGGTCCTGGACGCATCGGAGCGTGTCTACTCCTCGCGCTCGTACTTGTTGCAAAATCTCGGATAGAGAACTCTTGTCCCAGACCGTATTCTTGGAACGAGACGCACCCTTCGCACGATGGTACCGAACTAGACAATAATAGGAGATTCCCGCCGAAGCACCCCAGACAATGGTCTGTAGCAGCGGTAGTATCCAGACAcgtctcgtcgtcatcgtcgtaTTGGTCAATGCTTCGTCGTTCCTTGATTGGGAACCGTCTCTAGACGTAGGCTGTCTCCGTGACCCTGCGTTAGTTGGGTTCCTCGTATCGTGGAGTAAACGCTGTTGCACGCGATGCCACCAGGCTTCCTCCGCTTGCCACCAACGTTCCTGTTCCCTCCACCACAATTCCTGCCACGAAGGATTCGACGACATGACAATACTGACAACAACGTTTGTACATACACTCGGACGTGTGGATCTTTCTTGATGTGTGAGGGTAAAAGGATTCGTACGGAATAGAGAGTAAGCGGGTCCCAACGGAACCAAAGTTACAGTTACACTACCGCCGGGCAACGAACAATTCGAGCTTCGCCCAAAAGGAATACCTACTTCCGTTCGCACACGTTCGTGACGTAGTATGTCTTGTGCCAGAACTCTATCTCACGTCACGTCACGCCCCTGTCAATTCGTCCGCGACGACTCCCAGGAAACACCCGGATATAAGAAAACAGGAGTTAGCTAACCGCAACTACGGTAACTGCACGACGGTATTGGAACTCCTGGTGAACGACATCTCTCCAGTATGACTTTGTCCAGTACAAACAGCAATCTATCATTAGATCAGGTACTTGATATTATTGTCAAGCCGACAATGTATCAGTCaaagagaaaggaaatgtTTCTCTGCCAGCGAGAGTGTGTTGGCTGGAAGTGCACGCACCCGAGCTAGCCGTGAACTCCAGGTTCTTTGCGAGATAGAGGTGAGAATCCCACAAATGTGGATTGCATGCACGACTGAAAAAGACACGGGAAATAGCGCTCATCCTCATCACAGTCGACACGCGATCCAAAGCGTAACCCCCCGTCCTGTGCAAGTCCCTGCTTCCCAGAAATCCTCTACGAGCAACGACAGATTCTGCCAGAACTACCAATTATCTCACTGACTGTGTGAATGTTCTACGCAACCGCAAAGAGAAGTAATTCCACTGGCTTGGCGTCGCGACGTACAACGACCGTGTACGGCATGTTCGTGTCGACAGCGTTCTGGCTcggactgacagtgagtatgTCCACGCTTGCGGCGGTGATCGGACATGCGCAACTTTCCCTCGACGATGTCTTGCGTCCGTTTCCAACAAACGATCTCGTGGTGGGAATCTCCGCACGCTACACAAATTGCCGTGACGTCCGCGACTTTGGCGTGGTTCCCGTGGCTCGCGGTTCTGGTGGAGACGGTCGTCACACGGCGTGGATGTCCAATACGCACGCGTTGCAAACCTGCATCGACTCGGTAGACTGCTGCAAACTTACGGGTGGAGATATCTACACGGCGGATGTTTTTCTGCGTTCCCATtcggtgttggtggtggcCCCCGATGCCCGACTGGTGTCGGTGTTGAATGGTGTACGAACGGCACTACTCCAAGCCCAGAACGTGACCAACGTGACAATTACCGGTGGTGGAGTTCTGTACGGGAATGCCGAGCACTATATATCATACTATGATCCACGCTACAATCGATTCGAACCAATTGATCCCGATCCTCGACGACCGCGATTGTTGCTCATCAACGAAAGTTCGTACATCAACGTACACTATCTGTCGTTGCAGAACTCTTCCGACTGGACTCTGCACATACGTAACAGTGAACACGTGACGGTGCACAAACTCCGTATTTACGGAGACCGTCGCTTTCCGAATAATGACGGCATTGATCCCGACAGTTCCTCGCACGTGCATATTTCCCATTGTGTCATTGACGTGGCCGACGACGGCGTGTGCCCCAAGGCACGCGATTCCACTCGCGTTCTGCACAATTTGACCGTCACGAATGTTCTCATTCGATCCCGCAGTCACGCCATCAAGTTTGGCTCACACACGGACGCCAACATGACCGACATTTTGTTCGAAAACATTACGATCCTTGACAGCAACTCCGGATTGGCGATTCAACAGCGGGGTCCGGGGAATATCGACAACGTCACCTTTCGTAACATTTTTACGGAAACCCGGTACGACAATCCCAGATGGTGGGGGAACGGCGAGTGGCTCACCATGACGAGCGAGCCTCGGAACGAAGGCGACATAATCGGCAAAGTTACTAACTTGCGGTTGGAAAACGTTCGTGCTGTGAGCGAAAATGGTGGCTTACTGAGTGGCCGTGGCTCGGGTATGCAAAACGTTTCCATGACTAACATACAAGTAACGATTCGACCATGGAGCAATTACAGCAACGGCTCAGGCCCGCCGTGTTCGTACTTGGTGGGCATGGATGCCATTGTCCCTTGCACTTGTATGGGTACGCGCGATTACCGTCCGTCATGGCTTCAAGGCGACGACCCCCTGTGTTTCACGCGAGGAGCGTGTCGGACGCGTAGCAAAGCTCACGGCTTGTTTGCGGAAAACATCGAAAACGTTaccttggcaaattggacGGTGACCTTTGGAGATGGTACATCCCGGCTGCCCTGGTATGGACACTGTTCGGCCTTCTCGGGATACATTTCTGGTAACCTGAGTAATTGGACTTGTATCAATGGCGAAGCTTTCCACACAGCTCACGGTCTGGACATCTCTCGTGATCAACAGTCAGTAGCTAACATAAAACCGGAATAGGGGAACACGAAGCTAATAAGACTAGGACTTCGCGTCTTCCTGCCGTTCATCGTACATGCCTTGGAAAAGGTCACAACATTCTTGCTAATTTTCGCTAGGTCACGATTACGACGTCACGAAACAGACTTCTTGCGAGAGCCTACGTCAGCATTCAGGACTCTCCTCGATTCGATAAGGACTTCCCGTTCCTTTACCAAGGTCAACCTTTCTCATTCGAtgcaactcacagtcacctcATCTATCGCCGTTACCATGTCGGGCTTTCGAACGATCCCCTTTCTACTTCAATTTTCGATTCTCTCGCTTTTTCCATCCACCCACGCATTTTCTGTTTCGCCACGGAGAGGCGATACTCGGATAGTATCCAGCACCCGCCGCTACAACTTTTTCCAGAATTTGATCAACGAGGCCTTCTCCAACGATGACAGTCTTTCCACCGATCGTAAGGAAGGGCAATTAGAGGGACCTGGTGACGACTCCGGATCACAGCAACGACGTCAGGAATTGACCGCAACACAAGAAAAATGGCGGCAAATGAATTCGCAAGTCGGTAATCTGGAGGATCGGAAATTTCTCATGGATTTTTTCCTCTCCGGTGTGCCTAATAAGGATCCTAGCAACGACTTGTATGGTAGCAAGGTCAATATTTCCTCCCGGGATCGACAAGTCGGCCAAGCGCTACCGATAGAACCCACTGTCGCTGGGATTGAGATTGCTTTTTTACCGGAAGGTGTTTGTCGATGCCTCACGTCAACCGCCTTCACGAACAGTAATGAGGATGGTGTCCCCGATGGCGATTGGCTTGTGTCGGAGGACGGAAAGCAAGTGCGCTTTCGCATTGATGTAACGGGCTATGCTCGAACGGTGGAAACAAAAGGTACAATCCAAGCTGTAGCGTGGTCCAATGAGCCTGACCAGGCTGTCAGTTCTTCCACTACATATTCCATCCCGGCCGGTTGGTTATATGGGGAAGCGACCGTCAGTCGCGACCCGAAAGGCAACATTCGATGGGAAAATGGAATTCTCAAGGTGGAACAAAGTACCGGTTTACTTGGTGCAGGATCCAAAATGACGCCTTGTGGCAAGTTTCAGGCCCAGCCTGTCGCCAATTACGTTTGATCGTCGACGCTGAATGATCGCTTAGTACTTTGTGCAGTTAGCTAGAgtgtctttcttttcgatcTTCATTACTCTTGTGCTTAGATTGGGCAAAATGTTCCGAAATTAGTCATGGCATATTCGTTGTGCCAGTCTAGCCGCTTTTGAGAGTGAAGACAAGGCAGGCACCAGGGATATTTACCTACGGAGTAAAGCTATCACTTGTCCACATTAATGCTGACCTACATAAATCTTTCGCCTATGTCCATAATGTAAGGTAAATTAGAAGTGACAGCGACTTGGTCCAGATGGGTTTACAATTTTTCACAGCTGAAAATGACCTACCGTTATAAAATTCGTATCAATGACTCGCAATATAAATCCTCCCAATTTCAGTAACAATGACAAACCATCGGCAGATATGAGAAAAGATTAGCAGAACATGAAACTAATACAAGCAATCCACGACAGACGAATGTCGCTTGACCGATGTATCTGTCTATCGAAGGCCCATGAGATAAGAGGAATATTATATCTGTCTCGCTGTAAACACACAGAAAATATTTGGCGAAATATTTAACTAGGTAAAATGATATTAGCTTTATTGTGAGGAAGTCCAACAACAAACCTCGCAATTATGTTGATCCAGTGTAAAACCCCAATGGGTTGACAGGACAGAAAGCATGCCATGTTCTTACGTTGAATGGATACAAAGGCCCAATTCCGCACAGAGACCAGGTATCTACGGTAGAATTATTCCTggtcttttcgttttcggcgTTCCAACCATGATCGTTCGGCCCTCGAAACTTCGGCATGTACGTAAAGCGCTTCTTCGGCATCATCAATGCCGTGCTGGCGGGCTTTGCGAGCATCCTCTTTCGACAACAAATGGCACATTTTCCCCAGGAGAGTTTCGTTTACTCGACCCTCAGTAGCAAGTAGtagcttttgttgttggagcaCCAAGCTCTTGAATTGTCTGCCACTTCGGATTTGTTGCCGGAGTACCGCCGGCCTCGAATGAACTTCGAGCCCTCGGAGACAATTATCCATATCAGCTTTTAATCTGCCAGAAGTTGGATCATTATCTGATGCTGCTTTGCTGTTTGTGGTCAATGTACGTGTCATCGATTTGCGTATTTCGACCAATTCTTTTTTGGACATCCAGGTCTGATATACATTAACATTGTTGAATGACGGCAGATGGAATTTATTGTGATGCAGTGCAAATTGGACTGACTTCTTACGAAGAAGCTGAtttgtgttgttgctgactCGCATCCGCTTTGAGGAATTGTGAAGCTGCAAAATTTGCCACGGAGTAGTCGCAGGTAACAATGAAAGACTATTTTTCTCTGCAGTCGAGTAAAGCGTCGACGAGGATATGGACCGTTTGCGGGCCATTCGAAGATTTACCAGAGAATCATTAGTAGTCAACATGGTAAGTCAACTGAAATGAGAaagtttcttttgctcttgCTTGAGGAAGAATCGGGCATGTGTTTAGTGTAATGCAAGTCGAAATGAACGAACTAGCTAGAACTGACTTGGAGGAGAATTGTTGATCTCTGATTCCTCAAGTGACCCGACATTCTCCGATTTTCTCCGGGGCTTTTTTTGTGACTTTTCACCAAATTGTCTGTAAGAAATCGAATTGAAACAATGACTACCCTTAACAAATAAATAAAGATATATCGAACGTATCAAATTGTTTCTGTCATTGAGTACTATACATCAATATTGAACTTCTTCGATGTATCCCAATGAATCCAAAGACTCCTGAGAATTGCTTGTGTTAGTCGAGCAGTAGTTGGCGTAACAGATCATCAGTGGTTGGAAAGGGGTCGACATCTACAAATCACATGACAATTGCCTACGTTAAATCCCTATCAGAGTCATGACATTCCTTTTGCCGCAGAGCGACCAATGGCTTGGAGTTTGGGTTGTAGAGCGTCGACTTTCCTTTCCTTAGTACGAAACCATGTGAGGAGATCGCTGTCGAACGCACAGGATCCTTATGAAGCATGTTGTCATGCTATACCAGGCAAATAATCATCTGTCACGGATTAATGAAAGAAGGAAGAACTTTTTCGAGGACAAGATATTCAATTTTCCTGAAATCAAGAAACAAGCGGCAAATGGTTTTTCACTGGAGGCTTAAGACCTTCATAGGAAGAAAGACAATTCAGAAGCCATGTATCGCAACCGTTTTGACCCTCTCTTTGTTGATCATATCTCTCTGATGTTAATGCTTCCCAATCAATTCTTGCCACACATCTCTATAGTCTTTAACGACACTTAGTACAAGATTTATTTCAGACACAGGCGACTGAATTCTCGTCTCTCATGAAATTACCAAAAACCTCTTCGAAATCAATATGATCCAAGTATCTAAATTTGTTTCCTTCGAAGAAAACTTCGTCACCCGTGTGAGGTTCGTCAGCAACGACCCAGCTCTCCTCTATCGAAGCAAAGTTATCATCAAAGCTCGTCAAGGTTGGGAATTCCTCACTCGTTCTCGTTGAGCGGAATGGGTGAGACAGAAAGTTAGATACCGAATCAACACTGGACATTCCGAATGAGTTTGAGCTGACGGTATTATAAGGCTTTGATGCTTGGTGCGGCGAAGAGGGAGGTGAGATCAGCTTCGGTAGCGGCTCGGGTAACCCCGTGGAGATCTCTGTGACCCAATCGGGAAAGCGAACAAAAGTTTCAGCCTTGATAGGTTCGGAAATGTCCTGCATCCCGTATTTCACCTCAGATTCATCAACCCCTTCGGAATTCACAGTACAAACTTTCACTGTGTTTGGAACGGAGGTGGTGGTGCCATCACAGAAATCCATAACATAGAAGTTGGGCTCCGTACTTGGCGACGAAGCGGCCTTCATACCGTTCCCTTTGATTCTTGTGCGTACAATTTGCTTTGCAAGATCAGGACGTCCCTGCAGAAACAATTCATGGTAATAACTTGGGGCGGCAAGCAAAAATGATAAACTTAGTGGGCTGGCGTCCTGGTTACACATGCAATGTGCTGACAAAGTTAATGGTCGACTTACCCTCCTCGATCGCGACCGGCAGTCAGTCTGATAAAACCATACAAATTGAGTTGGCGCTGAAACGAAGTCAATTTAGTTTGATGGAAGAACCTTGTGGCAAACAGGATATTGCAAATTGTGTCAGAACGAGACGCAAGAGCAAACGTCTTTTTCCCTATCAACCTACCTTGGCATAATATCCTCCACAAAATCTCGTTTCCTGTGAATCAAGAAGCAGCGCCCATGAGGTTGCCACGAAATGACATCACTGAAGTCATCCGCGTCAGTGGTTGCAAGCATTTCATGGAGCTTTTCAGGGAAGGCTACTGTAACGCCACCGCGCGGACCTCGGGGGCCTGCATTGTCCAGACCATGAATAACCGGAGAATCTGCATCCACCTGCTCAGGGTCGTTCATATGGTCATGGTAAATATGCTGAACAAAGGTTCGCTTGGAAGGTTCTTCCGCGACATTGGAACGCGAGTGTTCGCGTTGCCTAGTCAAGCGGCAACGGTCAGATTTCGACACGGATGCCTTCATTTTGTTGGTATCACAATTCGTTCTTGGCTCAGTGTTCGTCAAAAGATTTGAGTTAGTCTGCCGGGGACGGGTGTTGCACAtggtggaagaaaagctTGGAAAATTGAAGTGGGAACAACTCGGACCTCTGTGGAAACTTTTTATGATCAAGCGAAGGTTTCGTCGAAGTCGTTCTATTACTCGTGTTTCCTCGAGATCGCGAGACCGGTGGATCGATTCGTTTCCACATCAACCTTGCGCTTGGCGAAGAATGGGGAGAGAGCAATCGACAGTTCATGTTCCTCGGACATTAATGTTCCGTTCCATTTAACGAAACATCAATATTAACAGGTTGCAAATCTTCAATATGAAAAATCAATTGTCTTATGTTTATTATCTCTTTGCCGGCTTTTAAGGAACTCAAACGAATCGTAAGTTCCTTCGACGGAATTCCCTTGGTGTCAATGAGCACCAGGTCATATCTCATAAGAAATTCCAATAGATAGTTTCTATCTAAATATGGGTTTCAAGCAGATAGAAATACAATTATTATTGCCGCTTTTCGATGTCGGCCAATCGACTGACTGTGGATTA from Phaeodactylum tricornutum CCAP 1055/1 chromosome 23, whole genome shotgun sequence includes:
- a CDS encoding predicted protein, with the translated sequence AQNVTNVTITGGGVLYGNAEHYISYYDPRYNRFEPIDPDPRRPRLLLINESSYINVHYLSLQNSSDWTLHIRNSEHVTVHKLRIYGDRRFPNNDGIDPDSSSHVHISHCVIDVADDGVCPKARDSTRVLHNLTVTNVLIRSRSHAIKFGSHTDANMTDILFENITILDSNSGLAIQQRGPGNIDNVTFRNIFTETRYDNPRWWGNGEWLTMTSEPRNEGDIIGKVTNLRLENVRAVSENGGLLSGRGSGMQNVSMTNIQVTIRPWSNYSNG
- a CDS encoding predicted protein; this translates as MCNTRPRQTNSNLLTNTEPRTNCDTNKMKASVSKSDRCRLTRQREHSRSNVAEEPSKRTFVQHIYHDHMNDPEQVDADSPVIHGLDNAGPRGPRGGVTVAFPEKLHEMLATTDADDFSDVISWQPHGRCFLIHRKRDFVEDIMPRFFHQTKLTSFQRQLNLYGFIRLTAGRDRGGPLSLSFLLAAPSYYHELFLQGRPDLAKQIVRTRIKGNGMKAASSPSTEPNFYVMDFCDGTTTSVPNTVKVCTVNSEGVDESEVKYGMQDISEPIKAETFVRFPDWVTEISTGLPEPLPKLISPPSSPHQASKPYNTVSSNSFGMSSVDSVSNFLSHPFRSTRTSEEFPTLTSFDDNFASIEESWVVADEPHTGDEVFFEGNKFRYLDHIDFEEVFGNFMRDENSVACV
- a CDS encoding predicted protein, yielding MSSNPSWQELWWREQERWWQAEEAWWHRVQQRLLHDTRNPTNAGSRRQPTSRDGSQSRNDEALTNTTMTTRRVWILPLLQTIVWGASAGISYYCLVRYHRAKGASRSKNTVWDKSSLSEILQQVRARGVDTLRCVQDRWEQLYQHSQFRLQCTTWLRLLRVRVLSWRNVPVWFFLGPLPMTILAAGCASNNTHCCTVNASSVLWWGGVLWGLLGWAEYDSSDHGNDDDDDNDNNNDRFQYTSTTGKRRVRRGRPKSAEEETQWKRAVPQEPQPSRMQRLWTQPNTVIHSSSASSLGSTSAHTHTHTTPRYLEILVHNVSHTDLVLSLSADTETMEPRNSHNKDASTDTNSDEYCVGRPRFSCFDKYTQLVLDILDTSSSTTASLTRENIVSFPRYERSIEDPRFSIKQEPTNGTLPTGFALPTDPHLTVDLDEVRIRGIDQCKVTHTDGGPGSCSNAPRHQIRHVFFPLLATLLPRWRERIAETRQSPPSQPHQSSMNNDKDIKRVLILVTGVGTPRNWTHSVNGNSTQVCATLMKRFLRVIDPDLVVVTIHSDTNIFRYDENLLFVERDLMPVLNSYRDAHAQGQPYPDETPELVTKAGVETDLSFNVDWRKTMAVKLSFADGTPARTYAIQASLRSFRPTYFHFWQLKTFWHESKIVDDDIEEYSFEAMETSPAVDTTKVTDPYRHLVIDEMKAFQAEMIKTLQGQNDIHRFWLRKTHKPVLAVLLVEQEGQPILYRGTNMEVSMPTGSLCAERNVIGTALAANPSLRRQDLKMIAVLAVPWQEKLTDMGSAGTLRSSEEPFPALASSSASLTSIMCTTTLESGEGRKTSIGSEHEEWILSSAPAGGEDGSTGATTNKTRLPPAKSELGNSFDLVDSGVPSSSSGVASTAPDRQPNDDIPSTPVRRIALFSRSGTVARKSQQAVVLVQSTRDLNPLPPCGACNEWLKKIAECNPYFCVLTFTDAECHGVYCTPCQE